catgagatttggggttccacagggatccgttttaggccccttgcttttctccctgtatatagcaccacttgggcatatactgcggagttttgggattgtctttcattgttatgctgatgatactctgtTATACATGTCGCAAACTGTGGGAAATCTCATTCctgtaaaatccctggaggactgtcttctatcagtgagaagctgccggatgtctagtaacttcctacttttaaactcagataagactgaaatgttggctctggtccagcgagacatcggcatcagtttgaccagctggcgctcagcctgggttcgtgtgtcatacattatacgcacaaagtgagaaaccttggggtaatttttgatccaacgttgtcctttgacctccacatcagggatgttactaggactgcttttttccatctgcgaaatatagtgaggatccgccccatcctgtctatggttgatgctgagatcctgattcatgcttttgtttcttctagactggattattgtaatgttttattttcaggattactgcaatccagcattagaggtcttcagctggttcagaacgctgccgccagacgtttgacacacacagcagaaggtctgaacgcatcacacccattttggcatcgttacactggctccctgtctctgtgagagcagattttaaggttttgttattgacttataaagttgttcatagaCTGGCGctgtcttatctggctgatctggtggaaccttacgtgccggcccgggttttgcggttgcaggatgcaggacttctctgtgttcccagggtgaagaagaagtcagcaggtcaaagagctttttctcatcaggcacccaccctgtggaacagtcttcctgcgaccgtgaggcagtcggagtctttATGACCACATAAAGCAGACTTTGTTTTACTTTTgaataatctggattttcatattttacaatcattttcctgtcaatacaaaaactttaaaaattttgtttgttttttggtcagaaaaaatatgaatttaattatcaaatgttaaaaataaatagcaCTTTTGCTCAGTTGTTACAAATAATAGTTTAAAAATCACATCATGTGTAATGTGCTGTTGAATATGGTCTTTGATTTTCTAATTGCAAATAACCTAAATGCGACccgtgcttttttctttttaatcagaAGACAATCCTTCTTCTGTGTAACAACACCAGGTTGAGGTCACACCaaccaatcaaatcaaatcaattttatttatacagcaccaaatcacaacaaacagttgccccaaggcgctttatattgtaaggcaaggccatacaataattacggaaaaaccccaacggtcaaaacgaccccctgtgagcaagcacttggcaacagtgggaaggaaaaactcccttttaacaggaggaaacctccagcagaaccaggctcagggaggggcagtcttctgctgggactggttggggctgagggagagaaccaggaaaaagacatgctgtggaggggagcagagatcaatcactaatgattaaatgcagagtggtgcatacagagcaaaaagagaaagaaacactcagtgcatcatgggaactcccagcagtctaagtctatagcagcataactaagggatggttcagggtcacctttttttttgttgttgacatTAACCTTTGTCCGATcttctccaaaagttaatcatctcgaGATATCCGCTCAAGAAATCTGTACAACTGAGTTCTTCGCTGTTTTGTTCACAGCCAAACACTCACAGGTCCATTTACAATGCTACACTATATTATATTAAAAACATAGTCAGGTtcttggtacaaaaaaaaaaaaaaaatattgattaAAAAAATTCCATTTTGTCTCAAagagaaaacaaatctctactatACAGTCCAAATAAGGTATCAAAATAAGGAGTTACATAAGTgcacacactttttataattaaaTGTCCAGTTTTATAGCCAGTTGTATCATAAACAATTGATTCATGTATGAAGTGTCTACATCACTTTTAAAAAGTCAAAACCGACATGATGTCACAATTGTAACGCAACTGGAGACACCAACGCAGAGATACAGTCAAGTTTACatcaaaatacaaatacaatgGTTTATTCAATCCAGGTCAAAACACATCTAGTGGTCAATACTAGCACCAGGTAGCAGTATTTGTAAGTCCTTATAGGCTCTAAGGTCCATCAGGgtggtgcttatctccagtttCTGTGGGGTGAAGCGCACAAGAGTCCATGACTtcccctggagaagacaccagtcCATTGGAAGTTaacttcccttaccaaaaagtagtatatgcaagtatgtttcaagtatacttctagtttgctttttatatacttataagtactattttttggtaagggttcccAGCCCAGGATGGTACCCAATTACAGCTGGGTGAATAAAGACAATACAGTCATGTTGCATGAGCAGAATTCAAACCCAGGTCGACATATGGGCAGACCAGCTACTTCTCAGGCAACAGTATCCAAAtcagcaaccaaaaaaaaaaacccaacaaaaaacaaacagacacacacaaaaaacagggGTTTAAATACACAGGGAAGTAAACAGGGAACACTGGCAACAGGCATAGATAGTCATAGCCCAACAACCGGCCCAGCTATGAATTGGTCCGATACTGGCATCcatcttggagtgagatttcccactcctaaacgaccaataggagaggaTGCTTGCATAACACCAACGTGAGGCTGACATCAGCGTCTCaaccgccaaccaatcacaggctaggagagagaggccagtatctggcccaattcagggccggctGTCGGGCTAAGATAGTCACAGGAAGAAAGTGAACAAGAGatgacacaaaatgatagaacaGAAACACTTAGAAATCAACCAACATGGAGAATTCTGAAAAATTAATCAAAATAGAAAACACTAAAAAGTAACCAAAGATGAGAGCACACAAACAATTGAAACTCACAACAGgacaccagagggagacagagagacagacgcaTGACAATTTTATACAGTAAATAGTTTAATGAAACTTAGTAATACAATGGTAACAGTGACTTTAAAAGGTAAATATTTTTAGAAATACTAATTAAAATTTTCAAATGTTCAATTTTTACCTAAACGTTGTATTTAGTATTTATCATAACAGTGGCTTTGGTGTGTCAGACCACGGAACTACATGGTTCCATGGTTGCTGCACTTCATTCCTGTGGTCCTTAAACTGGATTAGCGTGACTGTGATCAATGGGTTAGCCAGTTGATCCTTGATCTTGTAAGTGCCATATGGAGAACAGGATAGATCCTAATTATCTTCTGAACTTGTAGTTTGAAGAGGCTGTTGGTCATTAATAGAAGATATAGGTGGAGGgttacttattttatttattttaacctttATTGAACCAGGTAGGTCAACTGATAACCGGTTCTCATTTACAATGGCAACCTGGTCATCAATGTAAACTGATGACCAGGTTGGTGTAATCGCTTACAGTTTACACCATACATTtgtgaaattaaaataaaaatgagcTCAATGAAAATGAGCTGTTAGCACAGGTTAGTTTTTAATAAGTGGGTAGGAAACAGTTCAGCAGCCAATTATATTACTTTTGATCCCTTTAAAATTGGGAGACCACACAAAAGTGATGTATTCCTACACTGTTGACTCAGTTTGTACATGATTACAATTACATTAACTCTTTAATGTTTAGCTCAGCCCTTTTGATAACATACGGTGACAGACAGCTATAAAATTAAAACACTGTTGTCCAAATAAGCTGTAGGCTGAAGTGTGTTTGAAGAGTCCATCATTCTATCACACAGCACAGGTCAGTCCTGGAACTAATACTATGACAGAAAGATGTTTGCTATAAAGTCGCCCTTTCAGGCAATTAAAATTCAGCATGGGACAGACATGAAGAGGTCAAAGGTGAGGGGCTGTCGGGTCTTTAGATTAAAGAGATGGAAGTACAGGATGTCAGATAGCCAGCACAGCTCTCCACCCCTGAATACATCCCAGGATGCAGTCCGCTGAAGCAGCCGTGCTGCTCCACGCTTTGCCCACTGCCAGTGTTCTCATCCTCTCCCATCAGTCGACTGACGGGCGTCACCTCCACCGTTTCACTGAGAGGAGTCAAGGCCTGCAGGCAGCAGGTATGTCTGTGGAGGTTCTGCAGGGTAGAGGTGGTGGGAGGAGTTGTGGTGGCAACTATTTGTGTATTTGAGACAAGACTGTCTTCCCTTAACTCCTCCCACACGttacctaaaaaaaaacaaaacaaagaacagctgtgttttcaaaaaacaaacaaacaaacagatgatcataacagttttattttaaacattataTTCAGGAAACACATTTAGATAATTGAAAAAACCTCCAAACATTTTAAATTCCCATTGTGAATTGATCTAATTTTCAAAGAGGTCTTTTAATAATGACTTGATAAAGTCGCATGAAATTGTCAgtataataatacaaccccaattccaatgaagttgggacactgtgtgaaatgtaaataaaaacagaatacaatgatttgcaaatcctcttatacctatattcaattgaatacaccacaaagacaagatatttaatgttcaaactgatagacttttttgtttttgtgcaaatatttgcacattttgaaatggatgcctgcaatatgtttcaaaaaagctgggacaggtccaacagaagactgggaaagttgatgaatgctgtaCAGGAGCTTGCATGCAGTCTGGGTGGAGGACTTGTAAACATGGGCACAGcctaatttcaattttcaatttcaatttattttcatttatatagtgccaaatcacaaggttgcctcaaggtgcttcacacaagtaaggtctaaccttactaacccccagagcaacagtgggaaggaaaaactccctctgaggaagaaaccccattctgcacgtgttacaaatggcgtagcttcatagtaaaagagtgcaggtactagactggcctatctgcagtccagacctgtcgcccactgaaaatgtgttgcgcattatgaagcgcaaaatacaacaacggagaccccagattgttgaacaactgaagtcatacatcaagcaagaatgggaaagattccacctacaaagcttcaacaattagtgtcctcagttcccaaacgcttattgagtgttgttagaaggaaaggtgatgtaacacagtgataaacataccactgtcccagtttttttgaaatgtgttgcaggcatccatttcaaaatttgaTGCCATTTCAATTAATtagatttttgttttaaagtCTGTCTACACAGGCTTGAATGTGACATTATTATTAGTATAATAATATTTTGATTTATTGTCCAGTTATTAAAAATCCTGCAGTGAAAGAAAATTCATGACAAATGTATGTATTTCAACAAAGGAAAACAAGTAAAATCCCAAACCTTCCCATTTGAAAAAAACATACAAGGGTAATCTCCCACTGCTGAATTTTGGCCCCAAATTGCCTCCtgatttcaaaattgaggaaatgTGGCCTgcttttttaaaacagtaatcaaACTTTGTACTGCCTACTTTTATATGGGTGCTTACAAATGTTTGTAACAGAGGATTGCCAAATATTGCCAGCTATTGCTGAATTTACCTGAATAAGGATGATTCCCATTACACAAGTGTTTGTGTGCATGAacgggtgtcgcagaccgaacagtcccccctaaaaattggtttgCTTTTTACATATGCGCATGCGCGCAACAGTGGTGACGTGTATTGTTTATTTTCAGGAAAGTTAGTCCCATCATAATCACTTCCATCGTTGTAGTCACGAACAGTCGTTCTGTCACCCAAAACTCTCCATCGCCTAAAACTCTCTTTTCAGTGGCATCCATTATCActagatatatatatatcaagagcGAGCTCGAAAAGCAAGCGTCTTATTCCTTCGGTGGCAAAGCGAGAAACCCAAGGGGGGGTAATTTTCCTGAAAATAACAATACGCATGACCACTGTTGAGTGCATGCGTATATGCAAAAGGCGGAGCGATTTTTAGGGTGTaccatttggtctgcaacacaAGTTAATGCAGACTGCACTACTCCCATATTATTCCCATGCATTTTAGCAAAGCTAAGATTTATCTATTTACATGTCAAAACAGTCTTCTTCTGAAGAGCATGGCATGCTTTTCTTGGGAGTTATTTTGAAAGAGAAGGAGAATTCTGCCCAGGGAATGGTAGGTCCCGATTAGAAttggaatcagaatcgcctttattgtcattataatttgcattgcaacgagatctGAGTGCAATgcaaaaaaggtgctttccgtggcgcgagtaatttttagccaagtaaaagatcgtgaaatttaacggtaaattattcagagtatatgtacaactaatataaacatcaggtaaaataaaataaaatgtggaccaagtaaaatgtaaaacgagggATGTCTACCGAAAACCGGTATTAAATGGGCCCTGGAGCTAAATTATTAAAGATTGGCGTATTGATAAGCTCCACCCCTTAACAGCACTGCTTTCAGTACTGGAGAAATTAAGGAAATAAATtttgagctctctctctctctctctctctctcatttggaGCCTTGTGTGCAGAGCTGAAGGCAGGTCTCtctgtgtcactctctgtgtttaTCTTGATGGGAGCTTGCGGTTTGTACGTGTGCATCTGTGTATTTGTCCGTGTGTTTGTTTGACTGTGCTAggagcacgtgtgtgtgtgtgtgtgtgcgactaCAAAGACGGAGTGCTGCTtgtgtgcacacatgcatttaATTGAGCGACTGAGCGAGAGAGAAAGGGCTGATCATTTAGTTTTCTTCATATCCtttcaaacaagaaaaaaactgatcatccccattttctctctctctctctcgtgcacaCAGAGCCGACGATAGCGTGATAACCATCTCTAGTCCCGATTACTGTATATTGTAGATGGATGTCCACTGTTACCCTGCATTTGTAAAACGTTCTGCACAAATGACAGACTGTAACTGTTTTACATAACGATGTATCTCaaagtcacaatttttttttcaacatgttctaaaatagagcccgaccgatatataagcccttttccaagtactcactatcggacgAAATTTtgtcgatagaacgccgataatttctcataaacagaacagttactgaaataatgtttgtgtcggcaatgtaaaatgtccttgcaccatttgtccagtagatggcgctctgactccattcagctgagagctgcttacacccctgcttaaatgtgttcattaccggccccgtagttcgccgtcacactgcactgatcggctgacaaaagcatacaagtaagtttagaaggatgttgtttgtaataactgtgattacattcaccccacatttctcccgtttcagttcaactcagtttgattaagtcagtttatgtagtaatgtgtcaaatgtgcttcattgtgtcggtcacgctttttattaagcccacgttgtgtagaccttatttctagcatgaaaaacttttgtttactgctaagaggttgaaacattcagttgatcggctgatttatcggctatcggcaaatcagccgatttattgattatcggcatttttttcatccaaatatcggcatcggcctcaaaaaatccataccgGTTGGGCTCTATTTTAAAATTTCCTAATCACTCACAATGTTCTACTTTTACTGCTGCTTACACCCAGTGTTGGGCCCTGATTGGGTATCTGATTATTTTTTACACCAAAAATGTAGACCACCGGGCATCCCAAACTGACAATAGGAGAGTGCCCTTTTGTGGACTTTCCACCTTAGATCTCAGAGATTTTGAGGTGCATATGAATAGACGGTGAAGTCCCTCTCAGCACATACGTAGATGTGAAACCCCTTTATAAGTGGAGACAGCACCACTGCACAACAGCTTTTATTTGTAACTGGAGTCCATTAAAACCTTATGAGGATTGTTGTGGATTCACCTTACCTAGAAATGGTTAAGCGCTGGCTGCTGAATAAAACTGTACCAAAGGTCTGTGTACACGCCATATGAACTGGATGTCTAATGGAGCCTAGCTGTACTTATGGAAGCTAATCTGCCAGTAATTCCAGTGTTAAGTTTAGGGCATGACGACAACAGCAATACAAACAAAGCAGCAGGCTGAAATTCATTAACACAGTTAAATTATTAATATTAGTAGTTGCTTATTAACTTTTAAGTGGGTTCAGTGGCTTTTCTTTTTTAGGATTCCAGATCCGAGACCTGCAAGTGAAACAGATTTCCTTTTCTCCACCTTTCCAACTTCAAAAAATTTGTTTTTCATTGCGGTGTTGCTGTCCATGAACTATGTGAGGAAATGGATCCTGCTTCAGAGGATTTATAGGCAAATGTTTACTTGAGTGTGTCTACATCCATTCATGGTGAACGATTGGGATGGAAATCAGGCTCATGCATGTGTACAATTTTACAATGACTGACTGACTttacaatgaatgaatgactttCTGAAATGAAGCAAACCCAGAAGTGGGAATGGCGTCTTACTTCCCATAgacgcccatgttaaaatgtccagttttagagaagaaataaacatgtttacagctagttacaaaaaaaacccatttGGGTCTCTTTAGCTAGTTTCCACCTCCATCACAACTGTACGggcatgattttttaaaaaaaaattcatcagcaTAACATACATGAAGCCATAAAATTATGAATAAATTAGgggcatggtcactttgagtgacaggtatGTGCCGTGCAGAGATTGCTAggagtggctgctagctgttgtgcccAGATAGTATCTGTCCTTTTTGAGTATTTTGTTACAAATACctataataatatggcttgttatgCAATTACTTGAACCAATGGGCCACCTAaggagtctgtgctccagtatttccatcaagtgaaattctcatgttatttaatttattagcaccatttgcactgttaacaaGTATCagtagcttggtgacattagctcCACTGTTACTGGTCATAATTTTTTATTCCCACACCCAAGTCACCCATCATAAAACGTACTACCCAGTACACCAAAATACATGTAAAAAAAACTACCCAAACCAAAGTTaggctgttagctttagcttgttcatAACTCTGAGATGGGTtcgtgtttgggcttcatttgttCTGCCCAGGTCATGTAGGGTCTTGCCCAAGCTCcatctctttacccatttatgggttggccaggACTTATTAGACGGAGTATGCACATTGCATACATGGCAACACCCACAGCGGTACTATCTGAGCTTCAAaactgcttttgaaaaaaaaaaactagtggtggcatcacagagggtttgtccagtgcaTGTACAGTCTTACAACTCAGTGGAAAATAATGCATTTGCAACATGTATTCCTTTGTCACACAGTTGTCCACACAACTGTCCACACAGTTGTCCTTTATCCacacagtgttgtgaaagtgtaggaacacggacccacaacagggggcgcaaatgaacggacaatggaggagtcaagtaacactgtttttactgttgtgaaacaggcacaacaaatacaaccgattacaatattgaaactgAGTTCagttacaacggtgtcgtgtgggcaggctcgacgataggagacgtctgtccaagtcgaaccggaaccaacccgatttcctctgccaccgaaccccgggaatactggagccgccaagtcccgaattcccaggtggccactgcctccgctcgtcggatccggtactgctggcaagaaacagaaacagtcaggtgtgggtgcggctgcacccagcaacacggagggtggagagtccacctccacctctcgtcagcaacaatcaagaagtgtaggaaggtgagtacttatccaaatgctgtccggtagtcagctgtcctacaaataatcaacaagaatacaattatagtcacacgtatgtgtaggcggagattgttacctctttgataaggcgatatctcggcaaatgaggtggagatgccgtcctgctgatatacctccttgttgattgggatcagctgtctccagtgataggtgacagctgtcatcctggctgctcctgtaaggcggcagcgccctccggtgcctggagcccgcactccaggcagggcgccctctagtggtggtgggccagcagtacctcctcttcagcggcccacacaacacacagtttAAGAAATGAAACCCTGGTGAGCAGTACTAGCTTGTTGAAAATTTTTatagtatgacccctttaaaatgaTAGCAGACAAAGAAAATCACTGCTTCACTATTGTTAAATGTATAGTTAAGAGTTCAAATGTGTGTTTTTGGAGACATATTTAAACAAGTGACTTTGTGTTGCTATATGTTGTCATGATTTCTGGCAGCGTCTCACCTTGGAATGGCAGATCAGTTAAACTGGGGTTGAGTGTATCGAGATCACAGCTGGTTTCACCCTCCAACAAGAGGTCCTGTGTGCTCCTGAGGCCCGTGCTGCACTCAGTCTGCAGGGCAACATCATAAACTGGTGCCATCTTCCCAGCCAGAGGTGAGTTCAGACTTTCAGTGGATGCTGGGAAACCAGCTGCAGTCTGTACAGTCTGTAGTACACACGGGGAGTACAGTGCAAATGAGGTGCCGGGGCTGGGACTGGAAGAGAAATGGTAGCACGGCGGCTGAGATGGGGGCAGAACACGGGGGAATTGTTGATGCCTGATAGGATGGTAGGATCGTTGACGTTGGGTACAAGCTGAGGAGGCGGTGCCATATATGGAGGCAACTCTGGACAACACAGCTGGGCTGGTGTAGTGTGGTAAAGACCTGAACTTCCCGGGTCGCTCTCCAAGTAGATGGTCTAGTTCTtctgaaaagaaaaaacatactaACTGCGGATCACATAAAATTTACTGGTATTAACATTTCATAAGAATGGTGAAACATGGGACTAAACATTGCAGGGTTTTTTCATTATATCATTGCAAGTTTCAAAACATGGAATATCTGATGCGCTTATCTAGTATTTGTTGCAGAACATTATGTCATATGTATGTTTCTCTGAGTTGACtgattattacgtccgccaaggacgtaataaaatcacctgcgtttATTTATGTGTctctctgttagcaggattacatcaaaactactgcatggagtttgacaaaattttcaccacaaatagatattaggacatggaagaacccattcaattttggagttgatccggatccggattctggatcaagtttcgctTTATATAGGCTtcaaaggattactgttagcaggattacgtcaaaactatggcatggatttttacaaaatttttaacacagatacgtattaggccatggaagactccatgaaattttggaggtgatctggatccggattctggatcaggtttcactttatatagtctttgagggaatacgtcaaaactacttcatggattttgacaaaattttcaacgctgatacatattagaccatggaagacaacattaaattttgaaggtgatccggattcggattctggatcaagtttcactttatataggctttgaaggattacgtcaaaactacttcacggattctcaccacattttcaccacggatacatattagcccatggaagactccattaaattttggaggtgctccagatccgcattgacggatgtcagaaatctctgattacgCTTGTTTCTATTCTGTTCTACCTCAAAATTCTGTGACACTTTGGAGATGAAAATAAGTTAAGAACGTGCATCTCACTTGTGATGAGCATTCCTTCTATGGTGTCCAGAAGACTCACCTGGTTTCGCCATGCTCCTGCGAACAGTGACGGGATCTTTGCGACGCCACTTGTAAAGCTCCTCCTGCATCTTCTCCACTTTGGCTGGGTTAAGAGCCCACAGACAACCTTTACGGGATGAGTTCCCGTTTTTGTTCTCCACCTTCTCAAAGCACTTGTTGAGGGAGAGGTTGTGACGCACCGAGTTCTTCCATCCATCAGGAGCTGTCTGAAAACATACAGGGTTGATTGacagagaaagaaaagaaaattcagATCACATTGCACAGTTTTTCAGCAAGTTTATAATGTTAAAGTGTTAGATCAAAAATATCAACATGCTAGTGCATGCAcagactgtagcctttaaatatgatTATCCATAATTTGATATGACTGAACATTCCTGAACTGGCCAGCAGGTGCCAGTATTCATCAGGTGGCAGCGCAGCACATAATATCTTGCATAATATCAGCTCACAAACTTGCAGTACAGATGAAAAGTTTTAGCACTATGACGTTCCACCTGttctttaattctgtttttaatttcccATTATGTTATATTTCTCCCTGCAGTCATTAGCTTGTTAGCTGTGTGGTGCGCAACAACAAGTACATGATGTGTCCATTCTTCAGGAGGTGGACAAACTACAACAATAGATGTTTTTCAATCAtttatccagcatccactaaccatccagcaggcagCAGACATGTCTATGGAGTATTAcagaggcaaaaaaagaaaagaaaagttgcTCTTTTGATTGATGTGGTGCATGAAAGCTCAACAGATACAATAGGGACCttcataacatatcttttaatttagcAACTTCCAAGACAACACTCACCCACTAGTCTACACTTGTGCTGTCactttttacaaacatttttgctaCACTATTGCCAagttcaataaataaatacagggataagcaaaatcaccagtgggcCTTGGgggctatataggacttactagtGTGGCTTGCCAATAATCATTTCACACCACTAGAGGAAAACATCCTTCCTGAAACCCAGAGTGGCTTTCAAACCATAAAGAAGGACAACAGACATGAGCTTCACTCTGCCAATTACAAGT
The sequence above is drawn from the Thalassophryne amazonica chromosome 4, fThaAma1.1, whole genome shotgun sequence genome and encodes:
- the foxn1 gene encoding forkhead box protein N1 isoform X2; its protein translation is MAESQDGDIFSVRSTATARRHGADGAVVPGSGSVPAPGPVEADRFHPYHQQFRDGEMTTAGCLQHGSSSLSCLQEVHSPDTCSVSHSPNSETATTWGHYNSTVQESFPELTSVPAERYCFVSRSYSSSSLRSPIQQVSSRHYPTNELCNGSKYSPQSMSTPSHQDSTTQCLFPKPIYSYSILIFMALKNSKTGSLPVSEIYSFMTEHFPYFKTAPDGWKNSVRHNLSLNKCFEKVENKNGNSSRKGCLWALNPAKVEKMQEELYKWRRKDPVTVRRSMAKPEELDHLLGERPGKFRSLPHYTSPAVLSRVASIYGTASSACTQRQRSYHPIRHQQFPRVLPPSQPPCYHFSSSPSPGTSFALYSPCVLQTVQTAAGFPASTESLNSPLAGKMAPVYDVALQTECSTGLRSTQDLLLEGETSCDLDTLNPSLTDLPFQGNVWEELREDSLVSNTQIVATTTPPTTSTLQNLHRHTCCLQALTPLSETVEVTPVSRLMGEDENTGSGQSVEQHGCFSGLHPGMYSGVESCAGYLTSCTSISLI
- the foxn1 gene encoding forkhead box protein N1 isoform X1; this encodes MAESQQDGDIFSVRSTATARRHGADGAVVPGSGSVPAPGPVEADRFHPYHQQFRDGEMTTAGCLQHGSSSLSCLQEVHSPDTCSVSHSPNSETATTWGHYNSTVQESFPELTSVPAERYCFVSRSYSSSSLRSPIQQVSSRHYPTNELCNGSKYSPQSMSTPSHQDSTTQCLFPKPIYSYSILIFMALKNSKTGSLPVSEIYSFMTEHFPYFKTAPDGWKNSVRHNLSLNKCFEKVENKNGNSSRKGCLWALNPAKVEKMQEELYKWRRKDPVTVRRSMAKPEELDHLLGERPGKFRSLPHYTSPAVLSRVASIYGTASSACTQRQRSYHPIRHQQFPRVLPPSQPPCYHFSSSPSPGTSFALYSPCVLQTVQTAAGFPASTESLNSPLAGKMAPVYDVALQTECSTGLRSTQDLLLEGETSCDLDTLNPSLTDLPFQGNVWEELREDSLVSNTQIVATTTPPTTSTLQNLHRHTCCLQALTPLSETVEVTPVSRLMGEDENTGSGQSVEQHGCFSGLHPGMYSGVESCAGYLTSCTSISLI